Below is a window of Polyangiaceae bacterium DNA.
GGCTCCTCCTTCTCGGGCTCGGCGGTGGGCGCCGGCGGGGTCGGCGGCTCGGGCGGCTCCGGCAGCTCGATGTCGTAGGAAGCCTGACTGCGCTCGAGCACGAGCATGCGTACGTTCTCCGCGAAGGCCCCGACCTCGAACAGCGCCGTCGCCATCTGGACCACGACCAGGGCGTGCACGAGCGCCGCTCCGACCAAGCCCACCGCGATGCCCAGCGGGAGCTCGCGGTCACCCAGCTCGAGCACGCGCGAGAGCGGGTCTCGGGTCTCGCGCGCGAACACCGGGGAGCCAGGCTGGGCGATGGCGCTCATGGGGTCATTTCGGCTTCGTGGTGTCGACCGGTACCCCCTCGCCTGACGGTGACACTGCGAAAGCGATCTTGGCCACGCCTGCTCGCTTCAGCAAGTCCAGTACGTGGATGACGCGTCCGTGCTCGACCTTCTTGTCGGCGCGGATCACGGTGCGAAGGTCCTTGTTCTTGGCCTTCGCCTCCTTGGCGAGGCGCGAGATGTCCTCGTCGCTGCCCACCGCTTTGGAGTCCACCACGGTCTTGCCGTCGGCGGAGAGCTCCACGCTGAACACCATCTGGATGTCCTCGCCGCTGGCCGCTTTG
It encodes the following:
- a CDS encoding biopolymer transporter ExbD, giving the protein MGAAGGGDDDDGLISGINVTPLVDVTLVLLIIFMVTAKIIVSQGMPMDLPKAASGEDIQMVFSVELSADGKTVVDSKAVGSDEDISRLAKEAKAKNKDLRTVIRADKKVEHGRVIHVLDLLKRAGVAKIAFAVSPSGEGVPVDTTKPK